Proteins encoded together in one Quercus lobata isolate SW786 chromosome 3, ValleyOak3.0 Primary Assembly, whole genome shotgun sequence window:
- the LOC115981019 gene encoding uncharacterized protein LOC115981019 has product MFDFEAKRIYDILFLWEIAHVINTEAPELALADANKAQRNAFNKWHEADEMAKCYIMASMTNVLQKQCQCLVIAPDMMLHLKEMFGEQSRSARQTAMKNLMSTKMVEGTLVREHVLKMMISFIHELDMLSAEIDSETQVDAILASLPDSFN; this is encoded by the exons ATGTTTGATTTTGAGGCCAAAA GAATCTATGATATTTTGTTCTTGTGGGAG ATAGCTCATGTCATTAATACTGAGGCACCAGAACTTGCTTTAGCTGATGCCAATAAGGCGCAAAGAAATGCATTTAATAAGTGGCATGAGGCTGATGAAATGGCTAAATGCTACATAATGGCCTCTATGACCAATGTGTTGCAAAAACAATGCCAATGCCTAGTTATAGCACCAGATATGATGCTGCACCTCAAAGAGATGTTTGGAGAACAAAGCAGAAGTGCACGACAAACTGCTATGAAAAATCTCATGTCCACCAAAATGGTGGAAGGAACTCTAGTTCGGGAACATGTCCTGAAGATGATGATTTCTTTCATCCATGAACTGGATATGCTTAGTGCAGAAATTGATAGTGAGACCCAAGTTGATGCGATCCTAGCATCTTTACCTGATTCTTTTAATTAG